A single window of Plectropomus leopardus isolate mb chromosome 12, YSFRI_Pleo_2.0, whole genome shotgun sequence DNA harbors:
- the rab36 gene encoding ras-related protein Rab-36: protein MMQDNRNGMIPFPPPISRDRVICEFPKCYTANASLQLKTDWDPQAKAACKDGAARHQPWDRQKMSKVVVVGDLNVGKTCLINRFCKDVFERDYKATIGVDFEIERFEISRVPFSLQIWDTAGQEKFKCIASAYYRGAQVIITVFDMADIKSLDHTRQWLEEAMRENEPGSCFVFLVGTKSDLLPLDERKRTEKDATRIATEMNAEFWAVSAKTGENVQGFFFRVAALAFEKCVLKDMENGVPVSIGRSNSIRSDRANLEEATPQDSKRSCCS from the exons ATGATGCAGGATAACAGGAACGGGATGATCCCATTCCCACCACCCATCAGCAGAGACAGGGTCATCTGTGAATTCCCAAAG TGCTACACAGCTAACGCCTCTCTACAGCTGAAGACAGACTGGGACCCTCAGGCTAAAGCAGCCTGTAAAGACGGAGCCGCCAGGCATCAGCC gtgGGACcgacagaaaatgtcaaaagtggtGGTTGTTGGAGACCTTAATGTGGGGAAGACATGCCTCATTAATAG gttttgtaAAGACGTGTTTGAAAGGGACTACAAGGCCACCATCGGTGTGGACTTTGAGATTGAGAGGTTTGAGATCTCTAGAGTCCCGTTCTCCCTTCAGAT CTGGGATACTGCTGGGCAGGAAAAATTCAAGTGCATCGCCTCTGCGTATTACAGAGGAGCTCAGG TTATTATCACAGTCTTTGACATGGCAGACATTAAGTCGCTGGATCATACTCG CCAGTGGCTGGAGGAGGCTATGAGAGAAAATGAGCCCGGCTCCTGTTTTGTCTTCTTGGTTGGCACTAAAAGTGACCTGCTG CCCCTCGATGAAagaaagaggacagaaaaagacGCCACCAGGATAGCAACAGAAATGAATGCAGAATTTTGGGCTGTTTCAgctaaaacag GGGAGAACGTGCAGGGCTTTTTCTTCAGGGTGGCAGCTTTGGCGTTTGAGAAGTGCGTGCTAAAGGACATGGAGAACGGGGTCCCTGTTAGCATCGGACGCAGCAATAGCATCA GATCAGATCGTGCCAACCTGGAGGAGGCCACACCCCAAGACTCGAAGAGAAGCTGCTGCTCATGA
- the depdc5 gene encoding LOW QUALITY PROTEIN: GATOR complex protein DEPDC5 (The sequence of the model RefSeq protein was modified relative to this genomic sequence to represent the inferred CDS: deleted 2 bases in 2 codons), which yields MKTNKSYKLVLHKKGFGGSDDELVVNPKVFPQVSLRDIIEIAHPTDEYSPLLLQVKSLKEDLQKETISVDQTVAQAFKLRAYQDVIVNIVDPKDVTLDLVELTFKDQYIGRGDMWRLKKSLVSTCAYVTQKVEFAGIRAQASELWVKGEKVTCGYISEDTRVVFRSTSAMVYIFIQMSCEMWDFDIYGDLYFEKAVNGFLSDLFAKWKEKNCSHEVTVVLFSRTFYNAKTIEEFPEILRGSIRQDHEGRFYEDFYRVVAQNERRDEWTSLLVTIKKLFIQYPVLVRLKEADGFPTGYNSTAAQGNYLEAINLSFNVFDKHYINRNFDRTGQMSVVITPGVGVFEVDRLLMILTKQRMIDNGIGVDLVCMGEQPLHAVPLFKLHNRPTPGDSRVGDDYNLPHWINHSFYTSKSQNSCSSFTPRIKLAGRKLHAEKFKSSKDHTLCAPKDSENSLPIQVDYDAYDAQVFRLPGPSRIQRSTNFRMGRDKETSGRKSWGSVDVSAGVGASPPVRSGGPDEQRSLASDDSLGPVSNMLLIPRMPPAQYEVSSSLGYTSTRELLEKMMDSQRDSSAPGRFTVGSAESTLHIRPGGYTPQRALINPFTPSRMPMKLTSNRRRWMHTFPVGPSGEAIQIHHQTRQNMAELQGSQQRDPAHTSAELLELAYHEATGRRTASRHVGENGLCIGGGMEEFTGSPGSNYSGTLTNRGSTFEDFPPSGADPTLLLSAPPTVPSFCCTVGVDWKSLTTPACLPLTTDYFPDRQTLQNDYTEGCYDLLPHSDLERREDEAPVMSASQVFEEFICQRLMQGYQIIVQPNNRKPQPAVATPLGSSPLYSRGLVSLRRAEEEETVYWLSMGRTFHKVCLKDKIITVTRYLPKYPYESAQIQYSYSLCPPHSDAQFVSCWVEFGHERLEEYKWNYLDQYICSAGSEDFSLIDSLKFWRTRFLLLPAGGARRVADGEGHWDVYGEGAGAGMGGSGDWVLLDGFIRFLEGLNRIRRRHRSDRIIRQKGTPMKGLQVTSPLPTYPTEPVVPPQGKKGTSALSALLEMEQNQKTLEEQQQAKPSTAVSDPASVATASTYVDSPRKDAAFILDFIRSPRSSYIYHSQLPAEANEAAEKGVQPAVTAGAAVQPAAETAASSSCTADTSGQCAAGALSLSSSSTLLEILDAIKHPTTGVQLLPEQKGLPLNCFISAEVVHWLVNNVEGVATQGMAVDIMQKMLDEGVVAHASGDAMRTFVYGFYFYRIVGEKDGPTSQLPSTAAGGWSPAALEDFALFQRKWFEVAFVLEERRPCDLPAFLLPWLPSRPASYASRHSSFSRSFGGRSQAAALLAATVPEQKTVTLDVDVNNRSDRTEWCSCYYHGNFSLNSAFEIKLHWMAVTAAVLFEMVQGWHRKAASCGFLLVPVLEVPFALTSYLYGDPLRAQLFIPLNIQCLLKNGSDNLFEGFEPETYWDRMQLFQEAILYRFGFVHDKFSASAFNFPSENKPQYIHVTGTVFLQLPYSKRKYSSGQQRRRRNSTTSNSQGPFGGEERVGYYWAYNTMLTKAWRTGVLGDERLADRLLRDFADFCANKDNRLLNLWDSCQEKMNASAP from the exons ATGAAGACCAATAAGTCATACAAGCTGGTGCTGCACAAGAAAGGATTTGGTGGAAGTG ATGATGAGTTGGTTGTCAACCCAAAAGTTTTCCCTCAAGTCAGTCTGAGGGATATAATCGAGATCGCACACCCGACAGATGAATACAG tccCCTGCTGCTCCAAGTGAAGAGCCTCAAAGAGGACCTTCAGAAAG AGACGATCAGTGTGGACCAGACTGTAGCTCAAGCCTTCAAGCTGCGGGCCTACCAGGATGTCATAGTTAACATTGTGGACCCAAAG GATGTGACTCTGGACCTTGTGGAGCTGACGTTCAAGGACCAGTACATTGGCAGAGGGGACATGTGGAGACTGAAGAAGAGTCTG GTGAGCACGTGTGCTTATGTGACGCAGAAAGTGGAGTTCGCGGGAATCAG AGCCCAGGCCAGTGAGCTGTGGGTGAAGGGGGAGAAAGTGACCTGTGGGTACATCAGTGAAGACACCAGG GTGGTGTTCAGATCCACATCAGCAATGGTGTATATCTTTATCCAGATGAGCTGTGAGATGTGGGACTTTGACATCTATG gTGATCTCTACTTTGAGAAGGCTGTA AATGGTTTCCTGTCTGACCTTTTTGCCAAGTGGAAG GAGAAGAACTGCAGTCATGAGGTGACAGTTGTGCTTTTCTCACGAACATTCTACAACGCCAAAACTATCG AGGAATTTCCTGAGATTCTGAGAGGGTCCATCCGACAGGATCATGAGGGACGTTTTTATGAAGACTTTTACAG GGTGGTTGCTCAGAATGAGAGACGGGATGAGTGGACGTCATTACTGGTCACCATAAAAAAGCTCTTCATTCAGTATCCTGTGCTGGTGCGGCTCAAAGAAGCAG ATGGTTTTCCTACTGGCTACAACTCAACTGCTGCTCAAGGAAACTACCTGGAGGCCATTAATCTTTCCTTTAATG TGTTTGACAAGCACTACATCAACCGAAACTTTGACCGCACCGGCCAGATGTCAGTGGTCATCACACCTGGGGTGGGAGTGTTTGAAGTCGACCGTCTGCTTATGATTCTCACCAAACAGCGTATGATCGACAACG GTATTGGGGTGGACTTGGTGTGTATGGGGGAGCAGCCTTTACACGCAGTGCCATTATTTAAG CTGCACAACAGGCCGACGCCCGGAGACTCTCGTGTTGGAGACGACTATAACCTTCCTCACTGGATCAACCACAG CTTCTACACTTCAAAAAGTCAGAACTCTTGTAGCTCATTCACCCCCCGAATCAAACTGGCCGGCCGTAAG CTTCATGCTGAGAAATTCAAGAGCAGCAAAGACCACA CTCTCTGCGCTCCGAAGGACTCTGAAAACAGCCTGCCGATTCAGGTGGACTACGATGCCTATGATGCTCAGGTGTTCAGACTACCTGGTCCCTCACGGATTCAGCGGAGCACCAACTTCAG GATGGGTCGAGACAAAGAGACGAGTGGGAGAAAGAGCTGGGGCTCGGTGGACGTCAGCGCAGGAGTAGGCGCATCCCCCCCTGTTCGCTCTGGAGGTCCAGACGAACAGCGCAGCCTGGCCTCTGATGATAGCCTTGGTCCTGTTTCCAACATGTTGCTGATACCCCGCATGCCTCCGGCCCAGTATGAAGTCAGCAGCTCGCTGGGATATACCAGCACAAGAG agTTGTTGGAGAAGATGATGGACTCCCAGCGGGACTCCAGTGCGCCGGGCAGGTTCACAGTGGGAAGTGCAGAGTCCACCCTGCATATCCGCCCTGGAGGTTACACCCCTCAGAGAGCACTTATAAACCCCTTCACCCCATCCAGGATGCCCATGAAGCTCACCTCTAACCGGCGGCGCTGGATGCACACCTTCCCTGTCG GTCCTTCTGGAGAGGCAATCCAGATCCATCACCAGACTAGACAGAACATGGCAGAACTGCAGGGCAGCCAGCAGAGAGATCCTGCACACACCTCTGCTGAGCTGCTGGAACTGGCCTATCACGAGGCAACAGGAAG gCGGACAGCCTCCAGGCATGTAGGAGAGAACGGCCTTTGCATTGGTGGAGGGATGGAAGAGTTTACTGGAAGTCCAGGGAGCAACTACAGTG GAACTCTTACCAACCGTGGTTCCACCTTTGAAGACTTTCCCCCGAGCGGTGCTGATCCAA CCCTGCTGCTGTCTGCGCCCCCGACAGTGCCCAGCTTCTGCTGCACAGTGGGGGTGGACTGGAAGTCTCTGACCACACCGGCCTGCCTGCCCCTCACCACCGACTACTTCCCTGACCGACAGACACTACAGAACGACTACACTGAAGGCTGCTACGACCTGTTGCCGCACAGCGACCTGGAGAG acgGGAAGATGAAGCGCCGGTGATGAGTGCATCACAGGTGTTTGAGGAGTTTATCTGTCAGAGGTTGATGCAGGGCTACCAGATTATCGTCCAGCCCAATAACAGGAAACCACAGCCGGCTGTGGCCACTCCGCTCGGCAGCAGCCCTCTTTACTCCAGAG GTTTGGTGTCTTTGCGtcgagcagaggaggaggagacagttTACTGGCTTAGTATGGGCCGCACCTTCCATAAAGTTTGCCTCAAAGACAAGATCATCACTGTCACTCGTTACCTGCCCAA gtatCCATACGAGTCAGCGCAAATCCAGTACAGCTACAGTCTGTGTCCTCCGCACTCTGATGCTCAGTTTGTCTCCTGTTGGGTGGAGTTTGGCCACGAGAGACTGGAGGAGTACAAGTGGAACTACCTGGACCAGTACATCTGCTCTGCTGGCTCTGAGGACTTCAG tTTGATCGACTCTCTGAAGTTCTGGAGGACTCGCTTCCTGCTGCTGCCGGCTGGAGGAGCTCGGCGGGTGGCAGACGGGGAGGGGCACTGGGACGTGTACGGGGAGGGAGCAGGTGCTGGGATGGGTGGCAGCGGGGACTGG GTCCTGCTGGATGGCTTCATCCGCTTCCTTGAAGGCCTCAACCGCATCCGGCGTCGCCATCGCTCTGACAGGATCATCAGA CAGAAGGGCACACCAATGAAGGGACTGCAGGTTACCAGTCCTCTCCCTACGTATCCCACTGAGCCCGTGGTGCCCCCACAGGGAAAGAAAGGCACATCAGCTTTATCAGCCTTACTGGAGATGGAGCAGAACCAGAA GACtctggaggagcagcagcaggcaaAGCCCTCAACAGCCGTCAGTGACCCTGCAAGTGTCGCCACAGCTTCAACATATGTAGACAGTCCCCGCAAG GACGCTGcctttattttggattttatacGTAGCCCTCGCTCCTCCTACATCTATCACTCTCAG TTACCTGCTGAAGCCAACGAGGCTGCAGAGAAAGGAGTGCAGCCAGCAGTGACAGCTGGAGCAGCAGTGCAGCCTGCAGCAGagactgcagccagcagcagttgCACCGCAGACACCAG CGGGCAGTGTGCAGCGGGAGCCctttctctgtcctcctcctcaacGCTCCTGGAGATCCTGGATGCCATCAAACATCCCAC GACAGGTGTGCAGCTGCTCCCTGAGCAGAAAGGCCTGCCGCTCAACTGCTTTATCAGCGCAGAGGTCGTTCATTGGCTGGTCAACAACGTGGAGGGTGTGGCCACGCAGGGGATGGCTGTGGATATCATGCAG AAAATGCTCGATGAAGGTGTGGTGGCCCACGCCTCTGGAGACGCCATGCGCACCTTCGTCTACGGGTTCTACTTCTACAGGATAGTCGGAGAGAAGGACG GCCCGACCTCCCAGCTTCCCTCCACAGCAGCCGGCGGCTGGTCTCCCGCAGCTCTGGAGGACTTTGCTCTGTTCCAGAGGAAGTGGTTTGAGGTGGCCTTTGTGCTAGAGGAGCGGCGACCCTGCGACCTCCCAGCATTCCTCCTGCCCTGGCTGCCCAGCCGGCCCGCCTCCTACGCAAGTAGGCACAGCTCCTTCAGCCGCAGCTTTGGGGGACGCAGCCAGGCTGCCGCACTGCTAG CTGCCACAGTCCCGGAGCAGAAGACGGTCACTCTGGACGTGGACGTCAACAACCGCAGCGACCGAACCGAGTGGTGCAGCTGTTACTACCATGGCAACTTCTCCCTCAACTCTGCCTTTGAGATCAAGCTGCACTGGATGGCCGTCACTGCTGCAGTGCTCTTTGAGATG GTTCAAGGGTGGCACAGGAAGGCAGCGTCCTGTGGCTTCCTGTTGGTCCCTGTGCTGGAGGTTCCTTTTGCGCTGACGTCTTACCTGTACGGAGATCCTTTGAGAGCCCAGCTCTTCATCCCTTTGAACATCCAGTGTCTGCTGAAGAACGGCAGCGACAACCTGTTTGAAG GCTTCGAACCAGAGACGTACTGGGACAGGATGCAGCTCTTCCAGGAGGCCATCCTCTACAG